The genomic segment ACCAGCGTCTGACCAGTGGCagaagccagaaacctgggtGTTGTCTTCAATTCCTCACTCCCTGACCCCATCCCTGCCAGTTCTACCTGCTGAGTCTCTCCTGAATCAACCAACCAACTTCTCCATGGTTGGCCACTCCCGACCGCCTCCCGTCCAGCCACACTCCTCTCCACTCTGTCTGCTCCAAGCTTCCTGCTGCCGCAATCCCTTGACCCCAGCtttcccctccaccctccaggTCTTGGATGTAGGGTCAGGTGTGAGGGAGACCTGAAACCCTGGCTCTCCTGACTCCCAACTCCTGGCTGCAGCCTGGCCACTGCTGCCGTCTGTAGCACCTGCCACCGACCCTCCACGCTGACTGGGGAGGCGGCCGGCTGagccctgctgtgcagccctggaggaggagaggagcaggCTTCACCTCAGCCCAGGTCTGGTTGCACACGGTCACTGTGGCCGCCTCCAGCTGCTGCAGGGTGACCACCGGCAGCCCCATCACAGTCCTCAGGAAGTCCACGGTGTAGAAGAAGGCAGAGAAGGCCTGTGGGCACAGTCACACTGTGGCCAGGCCCCCAGTGCTCAGGGCACCTGCCAAGACCCCTGTCTGCCCAGACTCACGATAAAGTTCCCAGCCACGGGGGGCTGGAAGACCCCATTGAAGGAACATCGGGAGAAGCGGCAGGAGGAGAAGCTGAAGAGCCTGGAGACAAGGTCACGGCAGAGGGCGGGGTCACTGCTGCCCGCTAGGCTGACCCTGGCGCTGCTGTTGaaggcctggggctgctgggccaCGGTGCATGGTGACTGGTACACATCCTGGAGCAGCACTTGGGTAGAGTAGCCCCTCGGCCAGCAGGGGTGGAAGCCATGGGTCTGGGGGGACCATCAGGGTGACTGGGTGCACCACACCCACCCCAGAGGACCTGCCTGATCAATCTCCCACAACTATGGCAACATCACTTCTGTGCTCAGGAGCAAtccatggctccccattgcctgctGGACAAAAACCAAATCCCTTGGCCAGGCGTTCAAGGCCCTCTGAGAGCTGTGCCTGGCGCTCCTTTCTCCAGGCCCTTCCCCAGCTATTGGCTCTTGCACACGCCAGGGCCCGCCCCACCTGTTCCTCTAGCCAATCAAATCCCAGCCTGGAGAAGCACTCCTCAGTATGGCCATTGTCCAGCCTCTGTTCTACACACCCACCTCTGCTCAACCCACCAGGAGGGGACAGCACAGTGTGGGAGAGCAGGGTGGAGGGGCACCTGGAGGGCACTGGCCAGCAGTCTCCGGAGGATCTGGTCGCGGCCATAGCAGAGAAAGCTGTGGGTGTACACGCGGTAATGCTGGCCATAGAGCCGCAGCTGGACCTCACTGGCTGGGTCCTCAGCTGGACTGGCTGTCTCGAAGGTGATCTGTGTGGAGGCACCCCCCAGGTCCATGGCCCCCAGCGTCCCCTTCCTTGGCCGGAACCACCGGCCCACCCAGCCGTACTGTGGAGAGTGGAGTTTGGGTCAGCAGGTGGGTGGGCGTCCACGCCCCCGGCTCACTTGGCTGGCTGCTGGGCCCACCTTGATGAAGTTCTCCAGCAGGTAGTTGGCAGTCACCCAGCCAAACACCCCCTCGTCCTGGCCTGAGAGGATGCGTGCACCGCGGAAGTCAAAGGGGTACTGGGTCAGTGTCCGAGTCACCGCTGCCAGCACGTTGGCTGAGGCCTCTGGACTGGTCAGGCTGTGAAACAGGGCGGACTTTGAGCGGCCTGCTCCCCGGTGGCCATGATCCTGCTGCAGGGGTGCTTGGGGTGTGCCCAGCcagagggcctggcccagggctgctgctgaGGGTGTGTTGGGCCTGCCCTGTGCTGGGGCTGTTGTGGGGACCCAGGCGCAAAGTCACAGGACAGGCACACTCACTTGAGCAGGCGCATGCCCGCTGTGGCTCCCAGGTAGAGGGGCGTGCCTGCGTGTCTCTCTTTGGGCACATCGCGAAGCGCCTGTTCAAGGCATTCAACGAGACTCTGGCCAGCCCCAGACGGGTTGTCTGCATAGCTGGAGATGCCGCCACCTAGAGGGAAGGTTCGAGATGGGCCCCTGCCTGGTGGGCCATAGGCCAGCCGGGTGAGGGTCTAGGGCTCCAAGACCAGGTGGCACACCTTACCCGTTTGAGCCCCCAACGACACTCAGTTTGGAGACAAAGGAACCCAGGTGCCACCCAGAGTCTCTGAGGCTGCCGCCTGCTGGGTGGGTGTGGGCACAGGTGCTAGGACAAAGCACTGGGTGTAGTCCACACGGCCTAGCCTCATGGGGGCCTGCCTGGGTGTGCCCACCAGGTCCTCTGAGGCCCTCCTGCTCCATCTAGGGTGTAGAGGCCAGTCGTGGGCTGGGTGAGGCCCAAACCCTCCACCTGCCACCTGGGCTTCCTGTCCAGAATGCACGATGccctcagcccctcccaggcTCAGAGGGCCCAGCCTCCTTCTGGGGCTTCTGCCTGGAGTGAGCCCCACCCAGCACCAAGCAGAGGGGCCTAACTGTGAGGACCTGCATCAGCTAAGGCTGGAGAGGGCCCCTGAGGCCCTACAGTGAATGGATGTCCAGGCTGGGGAGTGTTCGGGGCTGAGGGGCCTCACCTCGAACATCACAGGAGCTGTGTTGGCCCACTATGCCTGTGTCATTCTCCTTGTCCGCCGGCCACTTGTAGACAAACATGGATGTGTGTGAAGAGCCAGCATCCAGCACGATGCcgtactggggggggggggcagtagGGAGTCAGCCTGGGGGTCCAGGGACCCTGGAAGCCACACCCTttggctcccccacccccaccctgtcagTAGCAAGCTTCctgctgaagctcagagaaaggCAAGGGCACCCACAGCGATGCAGCTCGACTGGACGGAGAATGGCGAGGACATGGCCAGGAGCCCCAGTGGAGATCTCGTCTCCTCTGCCTGCCTGAAGCCAGCACACCAGGACTGGCCAGCCCGGCTGTGGGGCTGTGCCTGGGACTGAGGGTCCCGGCACCACATTTGGAACTTTTCCCTGGGAACATGAGGTGCCCAAGCTCAGGAAGGGAAGCCTAGCTGCGGCAGGACTCTGGGctgctcttcccttccctctacCTCCCTCTGCTCTGACCTCACCCCACCTGAGGGTGCTGAAATAGCGGCCCCCAGGGAGGAAGTCTGAGCTGAGGCTGGACGTGGGTCTCAGATCCATGCTGGCCCTGCCTGAAGACACCCCCTCCCTTGAAGACGCTGCAGGGCGTCGCTGAATAGGCCTCAGCAGTAGGGACAGCTCTGCACCCCATTTGTAAGGGCTCGGATCCAACTGGGAAAGCCCGGCTGGAGACCACGCCTCCGAGGTCCTGGATGCCAACGCCAGCCTGTGAGAGGGCTGTGCCAGTGCCCCCCACCAAGGAACTCCCCCAGAGCCCAGGGAGCACCAACGTGCCAGCCAGTCCATCTCCGCCAGCGCCACCCGGTGGTCCTGCACCCAAGCTCCACCCTTCGGACCCCCCTCCTGGGCGCAGCGGGCTCAGCTCtccgccccaccccccacaagCCTAGCAAAGGGTTAAAGGAACCGCCCCAGGCagtcgggggtgggggagatcCAGGCTAGCCGGCTCTAACCCCTTTAGGACCTGCAGGGGCTGTCCCAGCCAAACCCTCTTCACAGGCAGCTCCCACACTGTCGGGGCCACCGGCGTGGCGGCGAGGGGGCCCTGGGCCCTGTTGCTCCCCATCTGGGCCAAACTCTGAGCCGCTGCGCGTCTAACGGCGCACTCCGGGCGATGGTGCAGGGCAGAGGCGGCACAGGGTGCCCCTGGGGGCCGCGCTGGGCTGGGGAGCTCGAGTCTGGCCGAAGCCGGGGGCGCCCCGGGGCGCGATCGGGGAGACAGACTGCCGGCCGCGCTGACAGGCTCCGCGGCGGGCGCGGGATTCCCAAGACCTCTGCCTCCAGCACCGACCGCGTAGCCCCGGaagcgccgccgccgcccccgaaCCCGGGACCCCACCCAGCCCGGGTGGGAACAGAGCGCGGTGGGGGGCTTGGGCGGACGCACGAGAGCAGCCTGGGCCTGCTTGGGCTCCGAGCCGCCCGCGCCCTGCTCCCGGGCCCGAGCCCACGGCGCCCGGGACTGTGCCGGCGGCCCGGGCGCGCACCTTGAGGGCGGGCGGCTCCCGGACGTCGCGCGTGGGGACACACAGCAGCAGGAGGCCGGCGAAGCCCGCGGCGGccagcagcagcggcggcagcaGTGACAGCATCTTCCCGGCCATGGGCGGGCGCGCGGGAGGTCCAGGCGTGGACGCAGAGACGGCGGGAAGCCGGCGGGCAGAGGCGGCCGGATCGGCGGGACTGAAGAGTAGGGGCCctgggcggggcgcggggcgggctgGACACGCCCACTTTGGCCCCGCCCCCGGGCGCTACCGGCCCCGCCCACCGCCCTCCGTGCCCGGCCGTGAGCGCAGGTGAGAAACGCCTGCGCGGCTGAGTCATCAGCGCCGGCACCTGGGTCCAGCCCGGTGCCCCGCGGCTGTTGCTCagctctccttcctgcccccgcCGCACAAGGATCCCGCCCTGTCCGGGGAGTCGAGGAGGCTGGGACCTGGCCTAGGGGAGCGGGGCTGGCTCGCAGCAGTCTTGCTCCGAGAATGCTGCGGCCGGAGAGCTCCACACTTCCCTGGCTGGCTCCAGGAGCCACGTAGGTTCCAGGCCGCGGGCTCAGGAGGGAAGAAGGGTCTGCGTCTGCTTGTGGAGTGAAGCCTGCAGCGCCGACCCCAGAGCTGGTGAGGACCAGGCTGGCCTGCGGGATTCCCTCCCTGCCAGAAGGGACCAGCCAGCCTGCGgcgctgggccaggcctgggctgcgtGGCTGGGGGCGGTACCGGTCAGCTCCAAGGTCACGGAGCTGACCCAGCTTGGGCTTTCCCTTGTCCTAGGCGCTCAAAGCCAAGCAGAATGAAGGGCTAGGTCATATGTAGCTCGCACAGCCCTGGATTTAGGTAacaggtgaggacacagaggtagagaaGGGCAGGGGTGGCCACCGTCACACCAAGCCCATAAACAGGAAAGAAACTGAGCTCAGATGGGGCCTAGTGCCAGCCCCCTGGCTCAGGGCCTTGGCCATCCCTGCTGCCCCCTTTGCCTGGGGGACACAGAGGCCTAGACTGGGGAGGCCAGAGGAGACTTTCCCAGGAGGGGAGCAGGTAGAAGGGGGAAGAGGCCCCCAGGCCAGGCTTGGGGTGCTGGTCAGCAACTGATTCCTGGACGCTGGCCAGGGAGGGCAAGCGCTCAGCTGGCCTCAGACCCAtgccctgcccctccaccacgcAGTGTCTGGCCTCTCTGCTGTGACCCTCACACACCCTGCATGCCAGCCCGGCTGGGGGCCACTCTCCTCCATGCCCTTGGCAGAATGGGAATTCCAGTACTAAGAATGCCAGCCGTACAGTGCAGGGAGCCGTGTGGCGAGCCCACCCAGGGTGCACGGCCAAAGGGTGGCCTTCGATGGGGCCAGGGTCTGGGCAACACCCTGGCCATCTGGAATGGGCAGGGACAATTGGGCTGGGATTGTGCCTGGCTGGAGGGTCTGGTGTCAGAGGCCCAGCAAAGGCGTCTTTCTTCTAGCTCAGGACCCCAAGGGAGGGGTGGGAGCTCCAGAGGTCACTCAGCCTTCTCAAAGCCCAGCCTGGAGCCAggcctggcaggggccccagaAGAGAGTCTCTGGGTGTGGTCAGTGCTGGGCTCCGGGCCCCAGTTTCCCACCAGCATCTCCCCATGCCCCAAGCCCTTCCTTCCAGAAAGGAAGGCCCTGGAAGCCCAGAGGCAGCACAGTCATGCACACTGCACACCACTCCTGAAAAGGAAGGCGCACAGGCAGCCCAGAGGGAGCCCAGCACCTGCCCCAACCCTGCCGGTCCTCCAGTGCCCCCCTTGTCCTCCTGCCAGGCCCAGCAGGGCTTCCTGGTGTTCTGGACTGTCCTTGCCGGACAACAAACCCAAGCCTGAGAGGACGGCCCTGCTCCTGGCCCGGTGCCCAGAGCAGCctgtgaggggagggaggcaggagcaggaaCAGTCCACAAAGGCTGAGAGGCGAGTTCTGTCTGAGACCACGAGGGCAGGCAACGCCCCTCCTGGCATGGATTTGGGGCCCCTGGAAGGCGGATTGGAGGGCGTGTCAGAGCGAAGCTGGCTGGAGCTGAAGGGGTGGAGGGGCTCTGGGTGGGAACCTCAGTGGGGCAGGCGTGGGGGCTCCAGATGTGCTGCACGTGCTTGGCCTGGCTGAGCGGAGCAATGAGGATGCAAGAGGtgcagggaggggccctgggagaggggcctcggagcctccctgcctccccccacagGATCTGGACCTCCTGGGGAGGGGACTTCCATGGGGCTTGGCTGCCCTACCTCAGTCTCCTGTGGCTGAAATGGGAAAGGCCCTTCACTCGCTGCTCTCTTTCTTCATGTACTCaatcagtcattcaacaaacactcgCTGAGCACATCCTGCAGGCCAGAAGCATGCCGGGCTCCGTGCATATGTAGTGAGCAAGGGACACCCGTGAACTCGAGGGGCAGGCTCAGGGGAGGGCACCCACCTGTCCTGGACAGGCTCCCGGGAAGGGGCGAAGCCCGTGCTGCTGCAGGGGACGTGGGAGACGCACAGCAGAGTGGGTGGAGCACATGCAGGAGTCAGAGTCACACCACTGGGAACAAGCACGTCAGCACCGTATGTCAGAGACCCCTTGGTGGCCCCACCcagggcccctcctcccaccagagTCATCCAGTCccctgaatttggtgtttgtcACTTGCTTGCTTTTCTTTACAGTCTTAGCACCTACCAACACGTCTCCAAATTACATTACGTTGTTCCTCCTGGTTTGCAACTGTATATACTGGACACACTATCCTGCAACTCGCTTCTTTGACTCaccttatatttttttttctttttttttttttgagacagagtctcgctctgttggctgggctagagtgagtgctgtggcgacagcctcgctcacagcaacctcaaactcctgggctcaagcaatcctcctgcctcagcctcccgagtagctgggaccacagccatgcaccaccatgcccagctaattttttctatgtatatttttagctgtccatataatttctttctatttttagtagagatggggtctcgctcttgctcaggctggtctcgaactcctgagctcaaacgatccgcccacctcggcctcccagagtgctaggattacaggcgtgagccaccgtgtctggcctaCCCCACTGACATTTGAAGGTGTGGTTCTTTCATTCTCCTTGCCCTAAGGACACCAGGACGGACAAGTCCCTCTGCACAGATGAGCGTGTCAGCATCTGCCTTTCGGCTTCTCAGATTGCTGCTCTGCACGTCCGCCCACTTACCAGCATTTCTCCGGGGATGTCCCAGGAGCAAAATTGCTGGGCATTGGGTAAGTGTGTTTCCAGCTTCACTAAcaaatgccaaattgttttcccaaACCATGGTTCCAGCTGGCACGCATGAGCGTTCGTGACAGTCTGGGGCTCCACGCCTTCCCCCGAATTGGTGTTGTGCAACTTGTAGATGTGGGAGATttctgctgggggtggggcaagaTGGTGTCTCTCTGAGACTTTCATTTGTGTTTCCTGTTAGTAAAGAGATGGGGCTTCTCTTCATATCCTCTGTGAAGCACCTATTTGAAGCACCTTTCaggtttttcttccattttctaggGATTGTTTATCTTGTTCTTATTGACTTGCAAACGCTCTTTACGTATGTTTGGATGTTGGTCCTTCTGCAGGTATATCTTGTAAGTTCTTCATTGGTCCAGATGTACCGTCCCCCACTCTGTCTTTGCTCTTTTGGGTCATGTACGAGTAATCTACGATGaggtcataaagatattctcctcTGGAGTTTTGTAAAGGCTTTATGATTTTGCTGATTGCCAGCCTTTGACCCACCTGGAACTGGTTTTTGTGTGTAGGATTCAAGGACAGGGTTCCAGTTCACATTTTACCATGTGAAGGACTGGttgtcccagtaccatttatcACGTGCCCCCGACCCTGTCTTGTGCCATCTCCAGATGCAGGGCTGTCTGGGGGTCTCTGTTCAGCAGCCTGGCACTCCCTGCCCCAGCACCGCCCCCCCGCCAGCCTTAGGGCACGTCCCGACCTCTAGGGAGAGACACGCTATCCTAAGTTCCTTTCCTCCTCTGGGCTAGTCTATGCCCTTTGCGATGCCACAGAAATTTTTAGACCAGCTTACCAAATTCCTGGAAAACCCTGACTGAGATTCCATTTAGAACTATACACCAGTCTGGATCTACACACTAATTGCAGAAAATTAAcgtctttaaaatattaaatcttttccagaaacattatttatccatttacttaaGCTTTCTTTTAGATCtttcaacagatttttaaaataattttctccttaaaagtcctgcatatttttcttttttttttttttaactacataattatttttatttctaatgtccAGAGTGTGTAATATAAGGGCCAGAACTTCCTCCCAGACTCAATTTTGTAAATTCATAAATTCTCGATTGGCTGCTGGGGCCAGCAGGGATACTTCTTGTCTAATTTGGTTTCCGGGAAGGCTTCATTCAGGTCCTCAATGGTCATCTGATCAAATGGATTATGTTCCTCATCTTCTCCAGCTGTTTCTCATATTCCTCAATCCTGGCCTCTGACAGAGACACAAACTCAGCACAAGTTTTCACACCCTCCTTTTCTTCAGCGTCCACTTGGGCAGTGTATTTATCCTCTGGTACAGGAACCTTTAGGGCATTAAACTTCTTCTCAAGGTCATTCACCAAGCCTGCCTCGGCCACATTGGCCTTGTAGGAAGCCCACTCAATAGTTGGTGGATTCTCAGGTAGAACAGCCAACCTGGAGGTGAGGGTCTCATTCCAAGGTTTCAGGGAAATACCAATAGCCTTTTGGTTTCGAGGTACGATCTCCCCAAAGGCCGCCCAGTCAATGGCTTTTAGAGCAAGTTTTCCCCCAGGCATCTTGGGATCCTTCACTGATCCCccatgtttttcttaattttagtatttggtatattatatatatatatttttttgttgttgagacagagtctcactttgttgcccaggctagagtgagtgccgtggggtcagcttagctcacagcaacctcagactcctcggcttaagcgatcctactgcctcagcctcccgagtagctgggactacaagcatgcgccaccatgcccggctaattttttctatatagatttttagttgtccatataatgtctttctatttttagtagagacggggtctcgctcaggctggtctcgaactcctgaccttgagcgatcctcccgcctcggcctcccagagtgctaggattacaggcgtgagccaccgcgcccggcctatattttgttgttttaaattgaattttccaAGGATTGTTTTGCTGTTTTATAGAAATTCAATGGATGTTTTAATAGTAATTTTGTGATCACCACCTTGTTAGACTCTTTGCAATTCTAATACTTCATCAGTAAGTTTTTGAATAGAATTTACCATAACAGCAttacttttttattcctgatCATAAAAGAGAATGCTTTCAGCATTGCACCATTAATCGTGTTTGTTGAAAgcttaattttttgtaaattctcagtttccaaaaattcttttttttttttccgcccaggctggagtgcagtggtataatcacagctgactgcagcctcaaactcctgggctcaagtcatcctccccctcagcctcccaaactgctgggattacaggtgtgagccaccacgcctggcagtttccaaaaattct from the Eulemur rufifrons isolate Redbay chromosome 7, OSU_ERuf_1, whole genome shotgun sequence genome contains:
- the ENTPD2 gene encoding ectonucleoside triphosphate diphosphohydrolase 2 isoform X1, which encodes MAGKMLSLLPPLLLAAAGFAGLLLLCVPTRDVREPPALKYGIVLDAGSSHTSMFVYKWPADKENDTGIVGQHSSCDVRGGGISSYADNPSGAGQSLVECLEQALRDVPKERHAGTPLYLGATAGMRLLNLTSPEASANVLAAVTRTLTQYPFDFRGARILSGQDEGVFGWVTANYLLENFIKYGWVGRWFRPRKGTLGAMDLGGASTQITFETASPAEDPASEVQLRLYGQHYRVYTHSFLCYGRDQILRRLLASALQTHGFHPCWPRGYSTQVLLQDVYQSPCTVAQQPQAFNSSARVSLAGSSDPALCRDLVSRLFSFSSCRFSRCSFNGVFQPPVAGNFIAFSAFFYTVDFLRTVMGLPVVTLQQLEAATVTVCNQTWAELQARAPGQRARLADYCAVATFVQQLLSRGYGFDARTFGGVAFQKKAADTAVGWALGYMLNLTNLIPADPPALRKGTDFSSWVVLLLLFAAVLLTPLCLLLRQVRAAKSPGRI
- the ENTPD2 gene encoding ectonucleoside triphosphate diphosphohydrolase 2 isoform X2, which translates into the protein MAGKMLSLLPPLLLAAAGFAGLLLLCVPTRDVREPPALKYGIVLDAGSSHTSMFVYKWPADKENDTGIVGQHSSCDVRGGGISSYADNPSGAGQSLVECLEQALRDVPKERHAGTPLYLGATAGMRLLNLTSPEASANVLAAVTRTLTQYPFDFRGARILSGQDEGVFGWVTANYLLENFIKYGWVGRWFRPRKGTLGAMDLGGASTQITFETASPAEDPASEVQLRLYGQHYRVYTHSFLCYGRDQILRRLLASALQTHGFHPCWPRGYSTQVLLQDVYQSPCTVAQQPQAFNSSARVSLAGSSDPALCRDLVSRLFSFSSCRFSRCSFNGVFQPPVAGNFIAFSAFFYTVDFLRTVMGLPVVTLQQLEAATVTVCNQTWAEQLLSRGYGFDARTFGGVAFQKKAADTAVGWALGYMLNLTNLIPADPPALRKGTDFSSWVVLLLLFAAVLLTPLCLLLRQVRAAKSPGRI